The proteins below are encoded in one region of Chelmon rostratus isolate fCheRos1 chromosome 21, fCheRos1.pri, whole genome shotgun sequence:
- the nudt13 gene encoding nucleoside diphosphate-linked moiety X motif 13, whose protein sequence is MFRPLKILLSSTKYPLTRCCSGFVSRMRYVNRLKEDDEACVAALQNAHIFLFHRLSPLLQRTKQGTFRPAALMSSDVQLILERLGSDRPLLKESVLIGCSEQNQAQFCLDVGDLDQAAVEEVCEGNFIDLRKAFFLLTGSEAPLVAKAQALLRWHQTSGFCSATGQPTHRNQAGSQRVCSSSGIIYYPKMSPVVIVLVSDGKRCLLGRQSSFPRGMYSALAGFCDMGETLEETLSRELAEEVGLEVHSISYSSSQHWPFPHSSLMLGCHASVSPAHTQLYVNHTELEDARWFSVEEISSALQVKTPPRRGDPPVLWLPPKHAIANRLIMEWMYRQRRGEEGQ, encoded by the exons ATGTTCAGGCCTCTGAAGATCCTCCTCTCTTCTACAAAATACCCTCTGACCCGCTGCTGCTCTGGCTTCGTCTCCAGGATGAG GTATGTGAACAGGCTCAAGGAGGATGATGAAGCATGTGTTGCAGCACTACAGAACGCTCACATTTTCCTGTTCCAtcgtctgtctcctcttctgCAACGCACAAAGCAGGGAACCTTCAGACCAGCAGCACTGATGTCCTCAG ATGTTCAGTTGATCTTGGAAAGACTCGGTTCAGATAGACCCCTGCTGAAGGAGTcggttctgattggctgctctgAACAGAACCAGGCTCAGTTCTGTCTGGATGTTG GAGACCTGGATCAGGCAGCAGTAGAGGAAGTTTGTGAAGGAAATTTTATTGATCTGAGGAAAGCTTTCTTTCTTCTGACGGGATCAGAGGCACCTCTAGTGGCCAAG GCTCAGGCTCTGCTGCGGTGGCATCAAACCAGCGGCTTCTGCAGCGCCACAGGCCAGCCGACCCACCGCaaccaggcaggaagtcagagagtctgcagcagcagcggcatCATCTACTATCCCAAG ATGTCTCCGGTGGTGATTGTCCTGGTGTCTGATGGGAAACGGTGTTTGTTGGGCCGACAGTCGTCCTTCCCTCGAGGGATGTACAGCGCTTTGGCCGGTTTCTGTGACATGG GTGAGACTCTGGAGGAGACTCTCAGCAGGGAGTTGGCAGAGGAGGTTGGTCTGGAGGTCCACAGCATCTCCTACAGCTCCTCGCAGCATTGGCCTTTTCCACACAGCTCCCTAATGCTGGGCTGCCACGCCTCGGTTAGCCCCGCCCACACTCAG TTATACGTTAACcacacagagctggaggacgctCGCTGGTTCAGTGTGGAGGAAATCAGCTCCGCCCTGCAGGTGAAGACTCCGCCCCGGAGAGGTGACCCCCCTGTCCTCTGGCTTCCTCCAAAACACGCCATCGCTAACCGCCTTATCATGGAGTGGATGTACCGCCAGCGACGTGGTGAGGAAGGACAGTAA
- the rpp30 gene encoding ribonuclease P protein subunit p30, with the protein MSVFMDLNLSYTTDKNRLQSLIETAAHLGFSTVAINYVFEPTAKKKQEIPSPTPIKDLIDPLPVVQGRSRPIRVLNRLTVVMSDSSHFRPNAAEYRCFDLLAIHPTTEKLFHAACMMYDVDIICITVTEKLPFFFKRAPVSGAVDRGLVFEVSYSAAIRDSTMRRYTIANAVSLMDTCKGKNVILSSAAEKPLELRGPYDITNLGLLFGLSDGDAKEAISSTCRSVVLHAETRKTASGIIYTMKSCSESSCQEGAPPAVADCDTPAAKRARCHLTE; encoded by the exons atgtctgtgtttatggatTTAAACCTGAGCTACACGACAGATAAGAACCGACTGCAGAGTTTGATAGAGACGGCAGCTCACC TCGGTTTCTCCACAGTCGCCATCAACTATGTGTTTGAACCGACGGCCAAAAAGAAACAG GAGATTCCCTCCCCGACGCCCATCAAAGATCTGATTGATCCGCTGCCGGTTGTACAG GGTCGGTCCCGGCCAATCAGAGTGCTGAACAGATTGACAGTTGTGATGTCAGACTCCAGTCACTTT AGGCCAAATGCTGCAGAGTATCGGTGTTTCGACCTTCTGGCCATCCATCCGACCACAGAGAAACTCTTCCAC gcagccTGTATGATGTATGATGTTGACATCATCTGtatcacagtgacagagaagcTTCCCTTCTTCTTCAAGAGAGCGCCGGTCAGCGGG gctgtAGACAGGGGTCTGGTGTTTGAGGTCTCGTACTCGGCAGCCATCAGAGACTCCACCATGAGGCGCTACACCATTGCTAACGCTGTCTCTCTAATGGACACCTGTAAAGGGAAG aACGTGATCCTGTCCAGCGCAGCCGAGAAG ccTCTGGAGCTCAGAGGCCCATATGACATCACCAACCT AGGTTTGTTGTTCGGTTTGTCAGACGGAGACGCGAAAGAAGCCATTTCCTCCACCTGTCGGTCAGTCGTTCTACATGCAG agACGAGGAAGACGGCCTCTGGGATCATCTACACCATGAAGAGCTGCAGTGAGTCGTCCTGCCAGGAGGGGGCTCCACCTGCTGTTGCAGACT GTGACACTCCTGCAGCCAAGAGAGCCAGATGTCACCTGACtgagtga
- the si:ch211-207i20.2 gene encoding zinc finger protein OZF isoform X1, whose product MSSSVGLHTELAAVMESLVHAAVAELKKLVEDSPEDQTGGDEVEPHLRAKLQPDSLEKMVLFASIMETLGNEALGKIMNIVDEAKLLVELESRRGAKRPQTSILNVLNNARVEVEHSYGVRLESSDTHRSTQTEPEEPEEHENPFVLAVTVKDEHGNIDLGAIAERARVEAAQPVTSDLQQQQQKVSSTQEFVLQSVTWKYFMCTTCSKSFTSQSNLKSHYRIHTGEKPFDCSVCGRAFRQRQSLQSHMRTHTGERPYECPQCGKCFSKQTQLKTHAIIHTGEKPYGCDMCGRRFNLLQNLHRHAHTHTGKKIFVCGVCGKGFTRAVTLKTHELIHTGQKPFKCEQCPKTFRHAANLKNHQRIHSGVRPFTCDLCGKSFRQSVNLKIHRRIHTGERPFSCQECGKTFSQQSSLISHGRTHSKERPFACSSCDKKFNNANSLKLHLRVHTGEKPYTCDICGKTFSQGSHLRTHKRHVHAGGKQYICDKCGKRYSDQRNLKLHKCGYA is encoded by the exons ATGAGCTCCTCCGTGGGCCTGCACACTGAGCTGGCCGCCGTCATGGAGTCTCTGGTCCACGCTGCTGTGGCGGAGCTGAAGAAGCTGGTGGAGGACAGCCCGGAGGACCAGACCGGGGGCGACGAAGTGGAGCCACATCTGCGGGCAAAATTGCAGCCCGACAGCCTGGAGAAGATG GTGCTGTTTGCCTCCATCATGGAGACTCTGGGGAATGAGGCTCTGGGGAAGATCATGAACATCGTGGATGAAGCTAAACTGTTGGTGGAGCTGGAGTCCAGGAGGGGCGCCAAAAGACCGCAGACCAGCATCCTAAACGTCCTCAACAACGCGCGTGTTG AAGTCGAACACTCGTACGGAGTCCGACTCGAAAGCTCCGACACGCACAGATCCACTCAG ACTGAACCAGAGGAACCAGAGGAACATGAAAATCCCTTTGTACTGGCAGTCACCGTTAAAGACGAACATGGCAACATCGACCTCGGAGCAATCGCTGAGC GAGCTCGAGTTGAAGCTGCTCAGccggtgacctctgacctccagcagcagcagcagaaagtttCCAGCACGCAGGAGTTTGTTCTGCAGAGTGTCACGTGGAAATACTTCATGTGCACAACGTGCAGTAAATCCTTCACGTCGCAGAGCAATCTGAAGTCTCATTACCGCATCCACACGGGAGAGAAGCCGTTTGACTGCAGCGTCTGTGGCCGAGCTTTCCGTCAGAGGCAGAGTCTGCAGAGTCACATGAGGACGCACACCGGCGAGCGACCGTACGAGTGTCCGCAGTGCGGCAAGTGTTTCTCCAAGCAGACGCAGCTCAAGACGCACGCCATCATCCACACCGGAGAGAAGCCATATGGCTGCGACATGTGTGGCCGCCGCTTCAACCTGCTGCAGAACCTGCACCgccacgcacacacccacaccgGCAAGAAGATTTTCGTCTGCGGCGTCTGCGGAAAAGGCTTCACCCGTGCTGTCACGCTTAAAACGCACGAGCTCATCCACACCGGACAGAAACCCTTCAAATGTGAGCAGTGCCCCAAAACTTTCCGCCACGCCGCCAACCTCAAGAACCACCAAAGGATCCACAGCGGTGTGAGGCCGTTCACCTGCGACCTCTGCGGCAAGAGCTTCCGCCAGTCGGTGAACCTGAAGATCCACCGGAGGATCCACACCGGCGAGCGTCCGTTCAGCTGCCAGGAGTGCGGCAAGACGTTCAGCCAGCAGAGCAGCCTGATCTCACACGGTCGCACACACTCTAAAGAGCGGCCATTCGCCTGCAGCTCCTGCGACAAGAAGTTCAACAATGCCAACAGCCTGAAACTGCACCTGCGTGTCCACACCGGAGAGAAGCCATACACCTGCGACATCTGCGGCAAGACCTTCAGCCAGGGCAGCCACCTGAGGACGCACAAGAGGCATGTCCACGCCGGCGGCAAGCAGTACATCTGTGACAAGTGTGGGAAGAGATACTCGGACCAACGCAACCTGAAGCTGCACAAGTGCGGCTACGCGTGA
- the si:ch211-207i20.2 gene encoding zinc finger protein OZF isoform X2, with protein sequence METLGNEALGKIMNIVDEAKLLVELESRRGAKRPQTSILNVLNNARVEVEHSYGVRLESSDTHRSTQTEPEEPEEHENPFVLAVTVKDEHGNIDLGAIAERARVEAAQPVTSDLQQQQQKVSSTQEFVLQSVTWKYFMCTTCSKSFTSQSNLKSHYRIHTGEKPFDCSVCGRAFRQRQSLQSHMRTHTGERPYECPQCGKCFSKQTQLKTHAIIHTGEKPYGCDMCGRRFNLLQNLHRHAHTHTGKKIFVCGVCGKGFTRAVTLKTHELIHTGQKPFKCEQCPKTFRHAANLKNHQRIHSGVRPFTCDLCGKSFRQSVNLKIHRRIHTGERPFSCQECGKTFSQQSSLISHGRTHSKERPFACSSCDKKFNNANSLKLHLRVHTGEKPYTCDICGKTFSQGSHLRTHKRHVHAGGKQYICDKCGKRYSDQRNLKLHKCGYA encoded by the exons ATGGAGACTCTGGGGAATGAGGCTCTGGGGAAGATCATGAACATCGTGGATGAAGCTAAACTGTTGGTGGAGCTGGAGTCCAGGAGGGGCGCCAAAAGACCGCAGACCAGCATCCTAAACGTCCTCAACAACGCGCGTGTTG AAGTCGAACACTCGTACGGAGTCCGACTCGAAAGCTCCGACACGCACAGATCCACTCAG ACTGAACCAGAGGAACCAGAGGAACATGAAAATCCCTTTGTACTGGCAGTCACCGTTAAAGACGAACATGGCAACATCGACCTCGGAGCAATCGCTGAGC GAGCTCGAGTTGAAGCTGCTCAGccggtgacctctgacctccagcagcagcagcagaaagtttCCAGCACGCAGGAGTTTGTTCTGCAGAGTGTCACGTGGAAATACTTCATGTGCACAACGTGCAGTAAATCCTTCACGTCGCAGAGCAATCTGAAGTCTCATTACCGCATCCACACGGGAGAGAAGCCGTTTGACTGCAGCGTCTGTGGCCGAGCTTTCCGTCAGAGGCAGAGTCTGCAGAGTCACATGAGGACGCACACCGGCGAGCGACCGTACGAGTGTCCGCAGTGCGGCAAGTGTTTCTCCAAGCAGACGCAGCTCAAGACGCACGCCATCATCCACACCGGAGAGAAGCCATATGGCTGCGACATGTGTGGCCGCCGCTTCAACCTGCTGCAGAACCTGCACCgccacgcacacacccacaccgGCAAGAAGATTTTCGTCTGCGGCGTCTGCGGAAAAGGCTTCACCCGTGCTGTCACGCTTAAAACGCACGAGCTCATCCACACCGGACAGAAACCCTTCAAATGTGAGCAGTGCCCCAAAACTTTCCGCCACGCCGCCAACCTCAAGAACCACCAAAGGATCCACAGCGGTGTGAGGCCGTTCACCTGCGACCTCTGCGGCAAGAGCTTCCGCCAGTCGGTGAACCTGAAGATCCACCGGAGGATCCACACCGGCGAGCGTCCGTTCAGCTGCCAGGAGTGCGGCAAGACGTTCAGCCAGCAGAGCAGCCTGATCTCACACGGTCGCACACACTCTAAAGAGCGGCCATTCGCCTGCAGCTCCTGCGACAAGAAGTTCAACAATGCCAACAGCCTGAAACTGCACCTGCGTGTCCACACCGGAGAGAAGCCATACACCTGCGACATCTGCGGCAAGACCTTCAGCCAGGGCAGCCACCTGAGGACGCACAAGAGGCATGTCCACGCCGGCGGCAAGCAGTACATCTGTGACAAGTGTGGGAAGAGATACTCGGACCAACGCAACCTGAAGCTGCACAAGTGCGGCTACGCGTGA